The following are encoded together in the Paludisphaera mucosa genome:
- a CDS encoding DUF1579 domain-containing protein, protein MDAGPQKEHRWLDRLVGDWTFEGECAAMGPGQPPMKYVGVETVRSLGGLWTVGEGENEMPEGGVGKSVMTLGYDPASRCYVGTFIASMMTHLWIYNGSLEGDVLELDAEGPGFTGEGARKYRDSIEFTDDDHRTLKSHALGDDGAWQLFMTARYTRKK, encoded by the coding sequence GTGGACGCCGGACCGCAGAAGGAACATCGCTGGCTCGACAGGCTCGTGGGCGACTGGACGTTCGAGGGCGAATGCGCCGCCATGGGGCCCGGCCAGCCGCCGATGAAGTACGTCGGCGTCGAGACGGTCCGTTCGCTCGGCGGCCTGTGGACGGTCGGCGAGGGCGAGAACGAGATGCCCGAGGGGGGCGTCGGCAAGTCGGTCATGACGCTCGGCTACGACCCGGCGTCCCGGTGCTACGTCGGCACGTTCATCGCGTCGATGATGACGCACCTGTGGATCTACAACGGCTCCCTGGAGGGCGACGTGCTGGAGCTGGACGCCGAGGGGCCGGGCTTCACCGGCGAGGGCGCCCGGAAGTACCGCGACAGCATCGAGTTCACCGACGACGACCACCGGACGCTGAAGTCGCACGCCCTGGGCGACGACGGCGCGTGGCAGCTCTTCATGACGGCCCGATACACTCGCAAGAAGTGA